In Tursiops truncatus isolate mTurTru1 chromosome 19, mTurTru1.mat.Y, whole genome shotgun sequence, a genomic segment contains:
- the TERF2 gene encoding telomeric repeat-binding factor 2 isoform X3: MDFKSQQALRPAHRELRGPRGKLGATGPCPPRSPRAARNAVRIMAAGAGTAGSASGPGVVRDPAASQSKKRPGREGAQRSDAMAGGGGSSDSSGRATGRRASRSGGRARRGRHAPRLGGSAERGAGEARLEEAVNRWVLKFYFHEALRAFRGSRYGDFRQIRDIMQALLVRPLGKEHTVSRLLRVMQCLSRIEEGENLDCSFDMEAELTPLESAINVLEMIKTEFTLTEAVVESSRKLVKEAAVIICIKNKEFEKASKILKKHMSKDPTTQKLRNDLLNIIREKNLAHPVIQNFSYETFQQKMLRFLESHLDDAEPYLLTMAKKALKSESSTSTTVKEDKQPAPEPVEKPLREPARQLQNTPTTIGITALKAAFKTLSSAQDSEAVFSKLDQKDMVFPNKVCPPSPALKNKRPRKDENESSAPAEGEGGSELQPKNKRMTISRLVLEEDSQSTEPSAGLDSSQEVIPASPSKPTILNQPLPGEKNPNSTR; this comes from the exons ATGGACTTCAAGTCCCAGCAGGCATTGCGGCCGGCACACCGGGAACTACGGGGTCCAAGAGGAAAGCTGGGAGCGACCGGTCCTTGCCCTCCCAGAAGCCCGCGGGCGGCTCGGAACGCCGTCCGTATCATGGCCGCGGGAGCCGGGACGGCTGGCTCCGCTTCCGGCCCGGGCGTTGTGCGTGACCCGGCGGCGTCACAGTCGAAGAAGCGTCCCGGCAGGGAGGGCGCGCAGCGATCGGACGCGATGGCGGGAGGAGGCGGGAGCAGCGACAGCAGCGGGAGGGCTACAGGCAGGCGGGCGTCCCGCAGTGGCGGGCGGGCTCGGCGGGGGCGCCACGCACCGAGGCTGGGGGGCTCCGCGGAGCGGGGCGCGGGGGAGGCGCGGCTGGAGGAGGCAGTCAACCGCTGGGTGCTCAAGTTCTACTTCCACGAGGCGCTGCGGGCCTTTCGGGGTAGCCGGTACGGGGACTTCAGGCAGATCCGGGACATCATGCAGG CTTTGCTTGTCAGGCCCTTGGGGAAGGAGCATACCGTGTCTCGGCTGCTGCGGGTTATGCAGTGTCTGTCGCGCATTGAAGAAGGAGAAAATTTAG ACTGTTCCTTTGATATGGAGGCTGAGCTCACACCACTGGAATCAGCTATCAATGTGCTGGAGATGATTAAAACGGAATTTACACTGACAGAGGCAGTGGTCGAATCCAGTAGAAAACTGGTCAAGGAGGCT GCAGTCATTATTTGtatcaaaaacaaagaatttgaaaaggcttcaaaaattttgaaaaaacataTGTCCAAGGACCCCACAACTCAG AAGCTGAGAAATGATCTCCTGAACATTATCCGTGAAAAGAACTTGGCCCACCCTGTTATCCAGAACTTTTCCTACGAAACCTTCCAGCAGAAGATGCTGCGCTTCCTGGAGAGTCACCTGGATGATGCAGAGCCCTACCTCCTCACG ATGGCCAAAAAGGCTTTGAAATCTGAGTCTTCCACCTCAACCACAGTGAAGGAAGATAAACAGCCAGCACCAGAGCCTGTTGAAAAGCCACTCAGAGAACCTGCCAG GCAGCTACAGAACACTCCAACCACCATTGGAATTACGGCTCTGAAAGCAGCTTTCAAGACTCTGTCCAGTGCACAAGATTCTGAGGCAGTCTTCTCAAAACTGGACCAGAAAGATATGGTATTTCCTAATAAAGTGTGCCCACCATCACCAGCCCTCAAAAACAAGAGACCGAGAAAAGATGAAAACGAAAGTTCAGCCCCTGCTGAGGGTGAGGGTGGCTCTGAACTGCAGCCCAAGAACAAGCGCATGACAATAAGCCGATTGGTTTTGGAGGAGGACAGCCAGAGCACTGAGCCCAGCGCAGGCCTCGACTCCTCCCAGGAAGTCATTCCTGCTTCACCATCCAAGCCCACCATCCTCAACCAACCCCTCCCTGGGGAGAAGAATCCCAA